One genomic window of Rhizomicrobium sp. includes the following:
- a CDS encoding transglutaminase family protein codes for MSIQVALSHSTRYRYDKPITLGPQLVRLRPAPHCRTPILAYSLKIGPEQHFLNWQQDPQSNWLARIVVPEKTDHLTVTVDLTAEMNVINPFDFFLEPEAEVFPFAYAPEVLEDLKPFFQKAEVGPRFAAYLAAVPRIEKPTTGFLFDLNAQLQRDINYLIRMEPGIQTPDHTLETRAGSCRDSAWLLVQLLRHLGLAARFASGYLIQLKPDQKSLDGPSGAEQDFTDLHAWCEVYLPGAGWVGLDPTSGLFAGEGHIPLACAANPTHAAPISGALEDCEVSFEFEMSIKRVVEPPRVTKPYTDDQWRAIDRLGDRIDTLLQDGDVRLTMGGEPTFVSIDDMDGAEWTTAAVGPTKRGLADTLIRRLRDRFAPGGFLHYGQGKWYPGESLPRWAFALYWRGDGVPLWRDAARIARERDNYKPTVEDARNLATGIARRLDIHPGNAMEAYEDPWHYIGKERMLPVNVDPLNSKLDDPEMRARLARVFERGLGKPTGFVLPVQRWNAADKRRWRSERWATRAGRLQLVPGDSPLGYRLPLEALPWLPATARPFVPPPDPFEKLPPLPERDDYRQPYLSGGLRDAAWEARRARVEQEPPLEGASVRTALTVEPRGGRLSVFLPPTETAADYLDLLSAVEDAAAELGAAIHVEGYGPPYDPRINVIKVTPDPGVIEVNIHPAKSWDDQVAITEALYEEARLTRLGTEKFMLDGRHTGTGGGNHIVLGAATPADSPFLRRPDLLRSLIGYWQNHPSLSYLFSGMFIGPTSQAPRIDEARLDTLYEMEIAFAQVPDPQTGYIPPWLVDRIFRNLLIDVTGNTHRTEICIDKLYSPDGPTGRLGLVEFRGFEMPPHPEMSLAQGLLLRALVARFWQTPYQTKLVRWGTALHDSFMLPHFVWADFADVIADLNANGFAFDADWFRPHWAFRFPLAGKVQYGGVALELRQALEPWNVMGEEGTVGGTVRFVDSSVERLEVKVKGLVAGRHKILVNGRAVPLKPIALDEAVGGVRFRAWQPVSALHPTIPSHAPLICEVWDGWRKRSLGGCTYHVAHPGGRNYVTFPVNGYEAEGRRLARFEPFGFTGGIFEPPPEDANTDFPHTLDLRRAANRR; via the coding sequence ATGAGCATCCAGGTCGCCCTCTCCCATTCCACCCGCTACCGCTACGACAAGCCGATCACCCTCGGCCCACAGCTCGTCCGGCTGCGCCCCGCCCCGCATTGCCGCACCCCGATCCTGGCCTACAGCCTGAAGATCGGCCCCGAGCAGCACTTCCTCAACTGGCAGCAGGACCCGCAGTCCAACTGGCTGGCGCGGATCGTCGTGCCGGAGAAGACCGACCACCTGACGGTCACCGTCGACCTGACGGCGGAGATGAACGTCATCAACCCGTTCGACTTCTTCCTGGAGCCCGAGGCCGAGGTCTTTCCCTTCGCCTATGCGCCGGAAGTCCTGGAGGACCTCAAGCCCTTCTTCCAGAAGGCGGAGGTCGGGCCGCGCTTCGCGGCCTATCTCGCCGCCGTGCCGCGAATCGAAAAACCGACCACCGGCTTTCTGTTCGACCTGAACGCGCAGCTCCAGCGCGACATCAACTATCTGATCCGCATGGAGCCCGGCATCCAGACGCCGGACCACACGCTGGAGACCCGCGCCGGCTCATGCCGCGATTCCGCCTGGCTGCTGGTGCAGCTCCTGCGTCACCTCGGGCTCGCGGCGCGTTTTGCATCGGGCTACCTCATCCAGTTGAAGCCGGACCAGAAATCGCTCGACGGACCGTCCGGCGCCGAACAGGACTTCACCGATTTGCACGCCTGGTGCGAGGTCTATCTGCCGGGCGCCGGCTGGGTCGGACTCGATCCGACCTCCGGGCTGTTCGCCGGCGAAGGCCACATTCCCCTCGCCTGTGCCGCCAATCCGACCCACGCGGCGCCGATCAGCGGCGCCCTCGAAGACTGCGAGGTCAGCTTCGAGTTTGAGATGTCGATCAAGCGCGTCGTCGAGCCGCCGCGCGTGACCAAGCCCTATACCGACGACCAATGGCGCGCGATCGATCGGCTGGGCGACCGCATCGACACGCTGCTCCAGGACGGCGATGTGCGCCTCACCATGGGCGGCGAGCCGACCTTCGTCTCGATCGACGACATGGACGGCGCGGAATGGACCACGGCGGCGGTCGGTCCCACCAAACGCGGCCTGGCGGACACGCTGATCCGCAGGCTGCGCGACCGTTTCGCGCCGGGCGGCTTCCTGCATTACGGCCAGGGCAAGTGGTATCCGGGCGAGAGCCTGCCGCGCTGGGCCTTCGCGCTCTACTGGCGCGGCGACGGCGTGCCGCTGTGGCGCGACGCCGCCCGCATCGCGCGCGAGCGCGACAACTACAAGCCGACCGTCGAGGACGCACGCAATCTTGCGACCGGCATCGCACGGCGCCTCGACATCCATCCCGGCAATGCGATGGAGGCCTATGAGGACCCGTGGCACTACATCGGCAAGGAGCGGATGCTGCCGGTCAATGTCGATCCGCTGAATTCCAAGCTCGACGATCCGGAGATGCGCGCCCGCCTGGCGCGCGTGTTCGAGCGTGGCCTGGGCAAGCCGACCGGATTCGTGCTGCCGGTGCAGCGCTGGAACGCGGCGGACAAGCGGCGCTGGCGCTCCGAACGGTGGGCGACGCGCGCCGGCCGGCTCCAGCTTGTGCCGGGCGACTCGCCCCTCGGATACCGCCTGCCGCTCGAGGCTTTGCCCTGGCTGCCGGCGACGGCGCGACCCTTCGTGCCGCCGCCCGATCCGTTCGAGAAGCTGCCGCCGCTGCCCGAGCGCGACGATTACCGCCAGCCCTATCTCTCCGGCGGGTTGCGCGACGCGGCCTGGGAAGCGCGCCGCGCGCGCGTCGAACAGGAACCGCCGCTGGAAGGCGCCAGCGTCCGCACCGCGCTGACGGTGGAGCCGCGCGGCGGCCGCCTCAGCGTGTTCCTGCCGCCGACCGAAACCGCGGCGGACTATCTCGACCTGCTGTCGGCGGTCGAAGACGCGGCCGCCGAGCTTGGCGCGGCGATCCATGTCGAAGGCTATGGCCCGCCTTACGACCCGCGCATCAACGTCATCAAGGTGACGCCCGATCCCGGCGTCATCGAGGTCAACATCCATCCCGCGAAATCCTGGGACGACCAGGTCGCGATCACCGAGGCGCTTTACGAAGAGGCGCGGCTGACGCGGCTGGGCACCGAGAAGTTCATGCTCGACGGCCGCCACACCGGCACCGGCGGCGGCAATCACATCGTTCTCGGCGCGGCGACGCCGGCCGACAGCCCGTTCCTTCGGCGGCCCGATCTGCTGCGCAGCCTGATCGGCTATTGGCAGAACCATCCGTCGCTTTCCTATCTGTTCTCCGGCATGTTCATTGGGCCGACCAGCCAGGCGCCGCGCATCGACGAGGCGCGGCTGGATACGCTCTACGAGATGGAGATCGCCTTCGCGCAGGTGCCCGATCCGCAGACGGGCTATATCCCGCCCTGGCTGGTCGATCGCATCTTCCGCAACCTCCTGATCGACGTGACCGGCAACACCCATCGCACCGAGATCTGCATCGACAAACTCTATTCACCAGACGGACCCACGGGCCGCCTCGGCCTTGTCGAATTCCGCGGCTTCGAGATGCCGCCGCATCCCGAAATGAGCCTGGCGCAGGGCCTGCTGCTGCGCGCCCTCGTCGCGCGGTTCTGGCAGACGCCTTATCAGACCAAGCTGGTGCGCTGGGGCACGGCGTTGCACGACAGCTTCATGCTGCCGCATTTCGTATGGGCCGATTTCGCCGATGTGATCGCCGATCTGAACGCCAACGGCTTCGCCTTCGACGCGGACTGGTTCCGGCCCCATTGGGCCTTCCGCTTCCCGCTCGCCGGCAAGGTGCAGTATGGCGGCGTCGCCCTCGAACTGCGCCAGGCGCTGGAGCCTTGGAACGTCATGGGTGAGGAAGGAACGGTCGGCGGCACGGTACGTTTCGTGGACAGCTCGGTCGAACGATTGGAAGTGAAAGTGAAGGGACTGGTCGCCGGCCGCCACAAGATTCTCGTCAATGGCCGCGCCGTGCCGTTGAAGCCGATCGCGCTCGATGAAGCGGTCGGCGGGGTGCGTTTCCGCGCCTGGCAGCCAGTGAGCGCGCTGCATCCGACGATCCCCAGCCACGCGCCGCTGATCTGCGAAGTGTGGGACGGCTGGCGCAAGCGGTCCCTGGGCGGCTGCACCTATCACGTCGCCCATCCGGGCGGGCGCAATTACGTGACCTTTCCCGTCAACGGCTATGAAGCGGAAGGGCGCCGCCTGGCGCGCTTCGAGCCGTTCGGCTTCACCGGTGGCATCTTCGAGCCGCCGCCGGAGGACGCCAATACCGACTTTCCGCACACCCTCGACCTCAGGCGGGCCGCCAATCGCCGATGA
- a CDS encoding ATP-binding protein: MIQVDSLSQTIAGLGARPASRGWNLEKALARLLKAIAELFDAISIEFLDRLPNTVTVSAIVLLLATAHVVVVGLLAAVGLGRNAWAMSFAMAITSIFVGIPVVGFGQMQYRRARSSLLASRSLTDQLIIARDEAEAANKEKSKFLASMSHELRTPLNAIIGFAEILKNETFGTVGSSRYVEYAYDIFTSGHHLLSLVNDVLDLSRIESASAKIRMDEPVELVMAVRDVCRLMSMTASNGGVVLADQLPEQPIRIAGNERMIQQILLNLVSNAVKFTPPDGLVVVRLQLDPAAGAVVTVSDTGIGMTPEEAAVALQPFGQIDSYVSRKHKGTGLGLPLAKSMIDMHGGGLRVVSTPGKGTSVGFNIPNERLIDAAAHGFNG, translated from the coding sequence ATGATCCAAGTCGATTCCTTGAGTCAGACGATTGCCGGCCTGGGCGCCCGGCCGGCCAGCCGCGGGTGGAACCTCGAAAAGGCCCTGGCCCGATTGCTGAAAGCGATCGCCGAGCTGTTCGACGCCATTTCCATCGAATTCCTGGATCGGCTGCCGAACACGGTCACCGTGAGCGCCATCGTGCTTCTGCTGGCCACGGCCCATGTCGTGGTCGTCGGCCTGCTCGCCGCGGTCGGCCTCGGCCGGAACGCGTGGGCGATGTCGTTCGCGATGGCGATCACGTCGATATTCGTCGGCATCCCGGTCGTCGGCTTCGGCCAGATGCAGTACCGGCGGGCGCGGTCGTCGCTTCTTGCGTCCCGGTCGCTCACGGACCAGCTCATCATCGCCAGGGACGAGGCCGAGGCCGCGAACAAGGAGAAGTCGAAATTCCTTGCGAGCATGTCCCACGAGCTGCGGACGCCGCTCAACGCGATCATCGGCTTCGCGGAAATTCTCAAGAACGAGACCTTCGGAACCGTCGGAAGCTCTCGCTACGTCGAATACGCCTACGATATCTTCACGAGCGGCCATCACCTCCTCAGCCTCGTCAACGATGTCCTCGATCTATCCCGGATCGAGTCGGCGAGCGCCAAGATTCGCATGGACGAGCCCGTCGAACTCGTGATGGCGGTACGCGATGTCTGCCGGCTCATGAGCATGACGGCGTCGAACGGCGGCGTCGTGCTGGCGGACCAGCTTCCGGAGCAGCCGATCCGGATCGCGGGAAACGAACGGATGATCCAGCAAATTCTGCTGAACCTCGTCTCAAACGCCGTCAAGTTCACGCCGCCGGACGGCCTCGTCGTCGTGCGGCTGCAGCTGGACCCGGCCGCCGGCGCGGTCGTCACGGTGTCGGACACCGGTATCGGCATGACGCCCGAGGAAGCGGCGGTGGCGCTTCAGCCCTTTGGGCAGATCGACAGCTATGTGAGCCGCAAGCACAAAGGCACCGGGCTGGGCCTGCCGCTCGCGAAATCGATGATCGATATGCATGGCGGGGGTCTCAGGGTGGTGAGCACGCCCGGCAAGGGAACCTCCGTGGGATTCAACATTCCAAACGAACGCCTGATCGACGCGGCGGCCCACGGCTTCAACGGATAG
- a CDS encoding response regulator, with protein sequence MRTDCNVLIVDDYKTMLRIVRGLLTEIGVKNIDEATHGEGALQLLQAKKYDLVLSDWNMQPMSGLDLLRAVRSNPKTAKTPFVLVTAEAKVENVATARAAGVSGYMVKPFNGATLKTKITPFLTQ encoded by the coding sequence ATGCGCACCGATTGCAACGTATTGATCGTCGACGACTACAAGACGATGTTGAGAATTGTTCGAGGGCTGCTCACGGAGATCGGCGTCAAGAACATCGACGAGGCGACCCATGGCGAGGGCGCGCTGCAGCTCCTGCAGGCCAAGAAATACGACCTCGTCCTCTCCGATTGGAACATGCAGCCGATGAGCGGGCTCGACCTCCTGCGGGCGGTGCGCTCCAATCCCAAGACCGCCAAGACGCCCTTCGTCCTGGTGACGGCCGAGGCGAAGGTCGAGAACGTCGCGACCGCGCGGGCCGCCGGCGTCAGCGGCTATATGGTCAAGCCGTTCAACGGCGCGACGCTCAAGACGAAGATCACGCCCTTCCTCACGCAATAG
- a CDS encoding EAL domain-containing protein, whose protein sequence is MPSDGSKFATYAMAIRPGRRFGPVRLGLANGDAVQVSMCCLPAKVPRISCAVRLPPARTATASGTDARTGLPDLNAFLAAAEKSLGTQYGMKLVDIPNLSQICAGLPPARARKFLLQIGAALKALGSAGQLTENAFGVVCDAQDTDCTLASAIEGVAKTCDVDGLSASDGFLSLDDNGLTLEQASLAMRQAIGRFTRGDMPGRHQGSLATVFGRFVGEAIARASSEASTAENDGFELRYEAVADLKTGKTGRYDVLTRLDAAESTAESLRIAREIGLADTFDVVSLAQVLGVLESQSTAHFKLALGICGHTLADPACFALFSGLLKARQHLAPRLLLEVATLPSACDFDKLQMAVGLLRQMGIRVGLNHFAPGVLPIAYLQDLEVDFVKIDGTIVRSSKSGDRHDILLRGLLGICTKLGIETVADNISTREEMVRARDIGIKLGQGSYFGTAVKSVVTGLAA, encoded by the coding sequence ATGCCCTCCGATGGCTCGAAATTCGCCACCTACGCCATGGCCATCCGGCCGGGACGCCGCTTCGGCCCGGTTCGCCTCGGCCTCGCGAATGGCGACGCGGTCCAAGTCTCGATGTGCTGCCTTCCCGCGAAGGTGCCGCGCATTTCCTGCGCCGTCCGGCTGCCGCCCGCCCGCACGGCGACGGCGTCGGGAACCGATGCCCGCACGGGGCTTCCGGACCTGAACGCCTTTCTCGCCGCGGCGGAAAAGAGCCTGGGAACGCAGTACGGCATGAAGCTGGTCGACATTCCGAATCTGTCCCAGATATGCGCGGGGCTGCCGCCCGCGCGCGCCCGCAAATTCCTCCTCCAGATCGGCGCGGCGCTCAAGGCGCTGGGCAGCGCCGGCCAGTTGACGGAGAACGCCTTCGGCGTGGTCTGCGACGCGCAGGACACCGATTGTACGCTCGCAAGCGCGATCGAAGGCGTCGCCAAGACCTGCGACGTCGACGGATTGTCCGCGTCGGACGGATTTCTGTCTCTCGACGATAACGGGTTGACGCTCGAGCAGGCCTCGCTCGCGATGCGCCAGGCGATCGGCCGGTTCACGCGCGGCGACATGCCCGGCCGGCATCAAGGCAGTTTGGCGACGGTGTTCGGCCGGTTCGTCGGCGAAGCCATCGCCCGGGCCTCCAGCGAAGCGAGCACGGCGGAAAACGACGGGTTCGAGTTGCGCTACGAAGCGGTCGCCGATCTGAAGACCGGCAAGACCGGCCGCTACGACGTGCTGACCCGGCTCGACGCCGCCGAATCGACCGCCGAATCTCTTCGGATCGCGCGCGAGATCGGGCTCGCGGACACGTTCGATGTCGTCTCACTGGCGCAGGTTCTCGGGGTTCTGGAGAGCCAGTCGACCGCGCATTTCAAGCTGGCGCTGGGCATTTGCGGCCACACGCTCGCCGATCCGGCGTGTTTCGCGCTTTTCTCCGGCCTGCTCAAAGCCAGGCAGCATCTCGCGCCGCGGCTCCTCCTGGAGGTGGCGACCCTTCCATCGGCCTGCGATTTCGACAAGCTCCAGATGGCGGTCGGGCTTCTGCGGCAGATGGGAATACGCGTCGGTTTGAACCATTTCGCGCCGGGCGTCTTGCCGATCGCGTATCTGCAGGATCTGGAAGTGGACTTCGTGAAGATAGACGGCACGATCGTGCGAAGCTCGAAGAGCGGCGACAGACACGACATTCTGCTTCGCGGCCTGCTCGGCATCTGCACCAAGCTCGGCATCGAGACCGTCGCCGACAATATCTCGACCCGCGAAGAAATGGTTCGCGCGCGCGACATCGGCATCAAGCTCGGCCAGGGCAGCTATTTCGGAACCGCCGTGAAGTCGGTCGTCACCGGACTTGCGGCCTGA
- a CDS encoding Crp/Fnr family transcriptional regulator: protein MLMVRDIRNLADAAAQPLLPSCASCPVRGLIAYRNIIARREFAAESMRTAARTMHKGQVIIHQGDRRQFVYTLRSGWAYRYSATRDGRRQILSLLLPGDLIGQVSFDEQRWGYSVRTLTRATLCEFPRDVLLRELMANPDALADVLRACGDAQRDADEIALSLGARTAVERLAHFILLLQRRVARLGDTLDRPLAFEVPLRRDDLADALGMTAVHVSRSLKKLRDLGIVDFNRGVISIFDDAALRKLAAA, encoded by the coding sequence ATGCTGATGGTCCGCGACATCAGGAATTTGGCGGATGCGGCGGCGCAGCCCCTGCTGCCGAGTTGTGCGAGCTGCCCGGTGCGCGGCTTGATTGCGTATCGCAATATAATTGCTCGCCGCGAATTTGCCGCGGAGTCCATGCGAACCGCGGCGCGGACGATGCACAAGGGCCAGGTGATCATCCACCAGGGCGACCGGCGGCAGTTCGTCTACACCCTGCGCAGCGGCTGGGCCTACCGCTACAGCGCCACCCGCGACGGCCGCCGGCAGATATTATCCCTGCTTCTTCCCGGCGACTTGATCGGACAAGTCAGTTTCGACGAGCAGCGGTGGGGATACTCCGTCCGCACCTTGACCCGCGCCACGCTGTGCGAGTTTCCCCGCGATGTCCTGCTTCGCGAGCTCATGGCGAATCCGGATGCGTTGGCCGATGTGTTGCGCGCCTGCGGCGACGCGCAGCGGGACGCCGATGAAATCGCCCTGAGCCTGGGCGCGCGGACGGCCGTGGAGCGGCTCGCGCATTTCATCCTGCTTTTGCAGCGGCGGGTGGCGCGCCTCGGCGATACCCTGGACCGTCCGCTGGCCTTCGAGGTTCCTCTGCGGCGCGACGACCTCGCCGATGCCCTCGGCATGACGGCGGTCCATGTCAGCCGCTCGCTCAAGAAACTGCGCGATCTCGGAATCGTGGATTTCAATCGCGGCGTGATTTCGATTTTCGACGACGCCGCGTTGCGCAAGCTCGCCGCCGCCTGA
- a CDS encoding Crp/Fnr family transcriptional regulator, with the protein MGDGGVGLNDLRIRRGPPPSMSSVNSGCQACVMGSLSIYGPTLRRQVSAIETLKTGRREFPARRRIFREGDKITEIFTIRAGWAFRYRELSDGERQILSFFIPGDIIPLESVWMPNSPLLYSVKSLTNLAVCALPLPSFCKMLQASDEQIREVENAEYRFLHSLYGRFVHMGRKSARSRMAHFFLDIEARLRRRGLTEGATMFFPLRQEHLADSLGLTTTHVNRSLAKFRSEGILTLERQVLSILDRQELAKASDEP; encoded by the coding sequence TTGGGTGATGGCGGCGTCGGCCTAAATGACCTTCGAATTCGAAGAGGACCGCCACCGTCAATGAGTAGTGTGAACAGTGGATGCCAAGCCTGCGTGATGGGCTCGCTATCGATTTATGGGCCGACGCTTCGTCGGCAGGTTTCGGCGATCGAGACCCTGAAAACCGGGAGACGGGAATTTCCGGCGCGGCGTCGCATTTTCCGCGAAGGCGACAAGATCACCGAGATCTTCACGATCCGGGCGGGCTGGGCCTTTCGCTATCGCGAGCTTTCCGATGGCGAGCGGCAGATACTGTCCTTCTTCATACCGGGGGACATCATTCCCCTGGAATCGGTCTGGATGCCCAACTCGCCGCTGCTGTATTCGGTGAAGTCGCTGACCAATCTGGCGGTCTGCGCCCTTCCGCTGCCGAGCTTCTGCAAGATGCTCCAGGCGTCGGACGAACAGATCCGCGAGGTCGAAAACGCGGAATACCGATTTCTGCATTCCCTCTACGGCCGGTTTGTCCATATGGGCCGCAAGAGCGCGCGCAGCCGGATGGCGCATTTTTTCCTCGATATCGAAGCGCGCCTGCGCCGAAGGGGCCTGACGGAGGGCGCCACGATGTTTTTCCCGCTGCGCCAGGAGCACCTCGCCGATTCCCTGGGCCTGACGACGACCCACGTGAATCGCAGCCTCGCCAAATTCCGCAGCGAGGGCATCCTGACCTTGGAGCGCCAGGTGCTGTCGATCCTCGATCGCCAAGAACTCGCCAAGGCCAGCGACGAACCCTGA
- a CDS encoding globin-coupled sensor protein, with protein sequence MTQQANVDRETRLRFMRISRETGALLHEVWGKLEPNLADLLEGFYRHVTQEPQLARLLGGEIPRLKSAQASHWARLFSGRFDDSYIQGVRAIGLVHNKIGLEPRWYIGGYNFVLQEIISTVTKLYRFSPRKMTKMLRAINAAVMLDMDFAISVYQEAMLAERQKRQDSVDVAIREFDTQMKKVLDSVTAAAELMQTTAQAMAANSEETSRQSAVVNSASQQASTSVQTVASAAEELAASVAEIGRQVEQSAQVTAKAVGEANETNQIVRALADSAQKIGDVVSLINDIAGQTNLLALNATIEAARAGEAGKGFAVVAAEVKGLANQTAKATDEIGVQITGIQEATRKAVAAIESIGGTITQVNEIATTIASAVEQQGAATKEIARSAQQAAMGTGEVTSNIASVDHAAAETGQGATKVLNSAAELRGQADKLRSEVMEFFQVVKAA encoded by the coding sequence ATGACACAGCAAGCCAACGTCGATCGTGAGACGCGCCTGCGCTTCATGCGTATTTCCCGGGAGACCGGAGCACTGCTGCACGAGGTATGGGGCAAGCTCGAGCCCAATTTGGCCGATCTTCTCGAGGGATTTTATCGACACGTCACGCAGGAGCCGCAGCTTGCGCGCCTGCTCGGCGGCGAAATACCTCGCCTCAAATCGGCCCAGGCCTCGCACTGGGCCCGGCTGTTTTCCGGCCGGTTCGACGATTCCTACATTCAGGGCGTGCGCGCGATCGGCCTGGTTCACAACAAGATCGGCCTCGAACCGCGCTGGTATATCGGCGGCTACAATTTCGTGCTCCAGGAGATCATCAGCACGGTCACCAAGCTGTACCGGTTCAGCCCCAGGAAGATGACCAAGATGCTGCGGGCCATCAACGCGGCCGTGATGCTGGACATGGACTTCGCGATCTCCGTCTATCAGGAGGCGATGCTCGCCGAGCGCCAGAAGCGCCAGGACAGCGTCGATGTCGCCATCCGGGAATTCGACACCCAGATGAAGAAGGTCCTGGACTCCGTCACCGCCGCGGCGGAGCTGATGCAGACGACGGCCCAGGCCATGGCAGCGAATTCGGAAGAAACGTCGCGGCAGTCCGCCGTCGTCAATTCCGCGTCGCAGCAGGCCTCGACCAGCGTGCAGACCGTCGCTTCGGCGGCGGAGGAGCTTGCCGCGTCGGTCGCCGAGATCGGTCGCCAGGTCGAACAGTCCGCCCAGGTGACGGCGAAGGCGGTCGGGGAGGCGAACGAGACCAATCAGATCGTCCGGGCGCTCGCCGACAGCGCGCAGAAGATCGGCGATGTCGTCAGCCTCATCAACGACATCGCGGGGCAGACCAACCTGCTCGCGTTGAACGCGACGATCGAAGCCGCGCGGGCGGGCGAGGCCGGCAAGGGTTTCGCGGTCGTCGCGGCCGAGGTCAAGGGTCTCGCCAACCAGACCGCCAAGGCGACCGACGAGATCGGCGTGCAGATCACCGGAATACAGGAAGCGACCCGGAAGGCCGTCGCAGCGATCGAAAGCATCGGCGGCACCATCACGCAGGTGAACGAAATCGCCACCACGATCGCCTCGGCCGTCGAGCAACAGGGCGCCGCGACCAAGGAGATCGCCCGCAGCGCCCAGCAGGCCGCGATGGGCACCGGCGAAGTCACCTCGAACATCGCCAGTGTTGACCATGCGGCGGCCGAGACCGGCCAGGGCGCGACGAAGGTGCTCAATTCCGCGGCCGAGCTTCGCGGCCAGGCCGACAAGCTGAGATCGGAAGTGATGGAGTTCTTCCAGGTCGTCAAGGCGGCGTGA